One genomic segment of Micromonospora sp. WMMC415 includes these proteins:
- a CDS encoding Clp protease N-terminal domain-containing protein: protein MTEPVQMTSPVRLDDLIGAIKKVHPDALEQLASAVAAADHLGELADHLIGHFVDQARRSGASWTEIGRSMGVSKQAAQKRFVPKSTDAPLDPQQGFNRFTVRARNVVMASQNEARGTGHTEIRPEHIVLGLLAEPEALAAQAIVAQGVPLERVREAATAALPPTPGGELSPLLPFDAQSKKVLELTFREALRLGHNYIGTEHILLAVLEQEDGSGVLSGLGVDKAAAEAHLTAALAALTKQAPTGE from the coding sequence ATGACCGAGCCCGTGCAGATGACCAGTCCCGTACGCCTCGACGACCTGATCGGGGCCATCAAGAAGGTCCACCCGGACGCACTTGAACAGCTCGCCAGTGCGGTCGCCGCGGCCGACCACCTCGGCGAGCTCGCCGACCACCTGATCGGGCACTTCGTCGACCAGGCCCGCCGCTCCGGCGCCTCCTGGACGGAGATCGGCCGGAGCATGGGAGTGAGCAAGCAGGCCGCGCAGAAGCGGTTCGTGCCGAAGTCGACCGATGCGCCGCTGGACCCGCAGCAGGGCTTCAACCGGTTCACCGTCCGGGCCCGCAACGTCGTCATGGCCTCGCAGAACGAGGCCCGGGGCACCGGACACACCGAGATCCGCCCCGAGCACATCGTGCTGGGGCTGCTGGCCGAGCCGGAGGCACTCGCGGCGCAGGCGATCGTCGCGCAGGGCGTACCCCTGGAGCGGGTGCGCGAGGCCGCGACGGCCGCACTCCCGCCGACGCCCGGCGGTGAGCTGTCCCCGCTGCTCCCGTTCGACGCGCAGAGCAAGAAGGTGCTGGAGCTGACGTTCCGCGAGGCGCTGCGGCTCGGGCACAACTACATCGGGACCGAGCACATCCTGCTCGCGGTGCTGGAGCAGGAGGACGGCAGCGGTGTGCTGTCCGGGCTCGGTGTCGACAAGGCCGCCGCCGAGGCCCACCTCACGGCCGCGCTCGCCGCGTTGACGAAGCAGGCGCCGACCGGC